DNA from Prunus persica cultivar Lovell chromosome G6, Prunus_persica_NCBIv2, whole genome shotgun sequence:
CACACTAAACAAAagttttcattgtttaattGTATATGTTGTTAGTCTAAGTCGTGCTGGTAAATTAATCTTAATGAAATTCTTATAGTATGAATCGCATCCCTTTGATTTGAGGTCGATTGATTAATGCAGTATGAGTGTGggcctcttttcttttgtcataATAAATCCCTTTCCCCATAATTGTCCTCTGCACTTTATATTAAAGATGTGTAAGCATAAGTTGAgaatcatatatttttttggtttgatttgatgtTCTGTTCACACTAAAAAACAAGCACCAATTTCTACTCTTTGACTCTCTTTTGCATATAAGTGGTGATCAGTCATTGATCAGTCTTCCATCCACACCCCAATTattcaagaaaaatttatgTCATGACAGTAACATTGTATGATATTACGAATCTACTCAAATTATAATATCTAATATGCGAATAGTATAGTTAATTTTTGTATTAACGATCAAAACTTTTCCATATGTATGTAATAGTTTTGcaatcattttcaaatttcccCTTCTAAATTATTACATGCTAATTGCACTACACAGCTTCCTCACAGCACTTTCACTATGcacctctttttttgttgcaaACGATGGAACGTATGTATGGTCAAGTCCAAAAACTTTAGGTGCAGCTCTATATCATAATGCGCTGATGAGACAAAATTGAGGCTTGCTAATTTCCACCGACAATGGCAAGCTTGAAAGGCATGTCCATGAAGGTGAAAGACAATTataataaaaccatgcatgcTTGAAAATCGATTCAGGCGAGCAATGAAAAAAGGGCAACTGGGAAAAGGACCCGAAACCACATATTTTCTCTTGCATATGGCAAGATCTCAGCTTGTAATGCAGACCAAGAGCCAAGTTTTGCATGTGTTTTTATGCTGTAGTCAAAACTTGTTTTGGTTTCATATGTGCGAGTTCAGCAGAGGTGGGGAAGCTCTTATGATGGTTTCTGTCATGGAGCCCACGGCCAATACAATCATGCAAAGTTGtggaaaacaattttgtttctgttaAGTCGTGACTGATTACATATGTATCAGTGCCAGAGACGATCACTATTCATCTTAGGATAAGGATTGATTGGAAGGCGACCTAATAATTGAAGATAGAAGCAAGATTTCACATGTGTATTTATAGgtaatttaaaattgatttttcgTTAAAATTAACTAGGATATCTTTGATTGGTCCCACTCATCATGAACTATATATAGTCTGTTGCTTCATTAATTATCAACCTCATATGCATTGCAACAATTGACTGAATCAACTATTAAATTGTACTGTTTTGTCTACTCGAAAAATTAATCTATATATGCAAAAGGAGAATGAGAGTTTgaaaaaacattcaaaatcgtaaaaatacccttaataagttcaaatttttttactattttgtATACTTCGGACTCAATATATTTAGCGAATTTGCGACTTAAATAAAACCATCCATGAAATCAAAACCTTTGACCTAAAACTACAAAATTGCTCTTTTAAAGATTAAAAGTTGTATTTATGTCAAAACTATAACCATGTATTTCACACATCATACAAGTATGTGATATTTTTTATAGTTAAATTATTAAGGAGGCGTTTGGTATCTTATTCAAATAGGAaactcaaaaactttgatttttcttaaaaacaaggagttcttaaatctatttttaagtttcaaaaacttgtttggtatgcaatttcaaaactgttttcaaatcttaaaaatttgagaacttgtggtttgttagaaaaaaactaaaaaaacagatattttttgtttttcataatTGGGGTGTTTTTTAgttgttcttgagtttgaTTTAAAAATAGAGTTACCAAAcagattttctttattttagactcaaattttatttttaaaattaaaaagttggATTCAAATTGAATACCATCTATTCACATTCCTCTACTACTCACCAAGATTCATGCACTTTAAAATTTTCCAAACTATATATTCTCAGTCAATATTTCCAACGAAGTATATGGAGTTTGTCTAACCAAATGCTCACTTTACCAACCGAAAGAACGTCAACTAGAAACTCTTTTGACTCGTTCAAACACGGGCTTTCGGCTGCACAAAACCACTAGCATATATAGGCATGCCTTAACCCCTACTCTATTATCcaaatattctctctcttACCAGCTGCAATAATTAATATGCTTTATTAATAGTCACTGTCTTAATTTGGTCCAATTTCAGTAATCACAAGGTGTAGATTTTCTGCTCTCTTGCTTAACCACACCACACGGCTTCAGAATTGTCTTCTCAATCGGATGCCGACCTTATTTTTATGACTACCTATAGCAAAACAACGAATTAGGTGATTTCATTTTTGCATGCCTCCAAAACAACGTTCGTAtacacaatatatatatatatatatatatagtttcatttcagtttattttctttttctagaaGGTATGTAATCACGAGGTCataacatatacatatatacatacgtACATACTAATTAATAAGAATATcggtttaaaaacaaaacaaacttaTTATACTTTCATTAATCTTGATTGTTTCCTCTGTCAAAGTAGTACGGCACACGTCACACATCGGATCATGTCATGGGCTAACAGTTTAATTGATTGTTGTTAGACTACAAGTGTGGATGGAAGGAAAACTTTTGATTCCTATATATAGCATATAGGAAATGGAAATATCTTAATTTATGCCACTCAACAAGCAAAGAATTCTTAATTGGGGTCATGAACTTGAAATGGGCTCGGATATTACGATGAGATCATATCGTACatattttcactatttttccTTCTGACTTTGGGCAGTTTGTAGCTAAGGGCCACCCTTGAAGATATCACAAAACAATTGAGTCAACATCTATCATTGCACATAATGCATCTGAGCTATTTGAGGGTTCTGACGTCGATCGGTTATTTTGCcactcaaattttattttattttcatgctAAAAGTCATGATACTTGGTCCTGAACGAACAAAAAAacgagagagaaaaaaaaaagtacaccaTACCCATGTCATGGTGACTCAAAACATGGTTCAGCAAACGCTGAAAAACGAAGGAATATGAATGCTAGGGCGTTCTAGAATACACGGCTGTCAATTggatttgaataatcaaccaaATTAAAAGGGTTCAAGAACATTCTGAGTACCATCTTAACTTCTCTGGTCCTTAATGTTGATATCTGGTCCATAAGAAAAAATGTTGATCGccgaaaagaaaagaggattTATGCCAACTATTGGTTGTCTGTGTGactttttgtaaaaaaaaattctcaggAGGTGGAATGGTTGTGTGAAGATGTGAGGAGTCCTAGATCGGAATGTTAAGAGACTTTACATGTTGCATGAGCTTAAAAGAAGTTTGGTGACTCCTCCATTTTCAATTCGTTTCGGGATGGAttctcaacttccttcattatATCAAATAGGATTTGTTCACATTTGAAGTCCAATAACCAAACATGTTCCGCATCACCCAATAAGGGCCTCTAGCAATTGAGTACTGTAATGCTAAAAtcataccaaaacaaaacttaaTTACGTCGCTGAGAGTCTGACATCATTAGCTGGTGAAATTCCCCcttcttcatttttaatttagtttattgTTTAGCCAACAAGGAATCTGTTTTGGATTCTctgtctctgtttttttagTGGACCGAAAAAAACCTCTTCATGCTGTTGAAATATAAGTCTTCTTGAAGCCAGTCTACAAACAACATGCAAAGCAAATCAAATCCCCGGCGATATCAACGACGCCAATTTATTAATTTGGTCATAGGGTAGAACAATgtacaaaaatttaaatttaaaaaaaaaaaccaagtccCTTTTATTAATTGTCAtatcctatatatatatatatggcctATTAAATACAAACATTTTGGTCCAACAGACTCAGCTACAGAAAGTCTGCCTCTTCCCTTTCCCAGTTCACACGGCCATAAATAAAGGTCATCTCCTTAGTCCTTATCTCATTTCTATAAATTCATTCAATCTTACCCTTGTataatacaaatttaaaacaaataggAGAAATGGCCCGAGTTAAAGCCCTCTTCTTCCTAGCCCTCCTCCTCTGCTCTACTTTAGTCTGTGCAGCCAGACCAGAACCAGCTTTTTCTGCAGCCACTTCTGCAAAAACCCAATTTGAGGTTTGTggaattttcatgtttttaaaGTTTATTTGTGCATTTTCATTATAGGGTTATGAGTTTGATAGtcggtttgtttgttttttttttctttggcgTTGAGTAGGGTGTCGAAACAGAGTTTGATGAGGTGGTGAATGAGAGCTGTGAAGGAGCTGGGGAGGAGGAGTGCTTAATGAGAAGGACTCTGGCAGCTCATGTGGATTACATCTATACACAGAAGCATAATCCTTGaacttggtttgttttgttaacAATATCTATTTGTGATTATGTAAAACTTGTAAGCAATATCAAGTTtcccctgttttttttttttttttttttctcttttttcttcagatTGTCTAGCAATGTGAGACTGTGAATTTGAACCATTGATCAATTTCAATGTATGGTCCAAATTTACAGTTTGACAAAGTATTTATCTTATCAAGAGAAAGCATAATATGAGAGTAAGATAGTGGAGCTCAAGAACTCTGTCATTATTAATCTCTCTTTACTACTGCATTTATAATTCATTCCTACAGAAGAACTGCATGGTAGTAAAGAACGATGATCAAACGGGAGAGACATACATACACAGTTTTCTTGGTTCATAATGTTGAATTCttgatttaattataaataaagcaaaatacCACAGTTCATGAAACCCTGCTCTTGTTCTTATACTAAATATCCTGTACtctttcgtccaaaaaaaaaaaaatcctgtAATCTAGAAAGTTGGACATCACGTTCTAAGGTTATTTTTTCAGTTAGTTTTCTGGTCTGTgtgtcaaagaaaaataatggaagaaaatcacaccaaatatttttttttggaagagaAATGCGatggattgcattcataattcaggtTTAAAGGCCGTCAATCACAAAGACCGATACAAATAACCACAAGGGGTTTTTACAAATACCAGCAACATGCATACCTCTACGAGTCATTGCCACACATGGCCCAAGAAATTACAGCAAAAAACCTACTGGCCTAGAAAAACTAGACATATACCTCAATGCACCAAACTGCAATTGCAACTATAAACCTTTTTAACTCTCACAAATAGCAAATACAAATAGAAACTAGAAACACACCACAAGTAAATAGAAGCCAATTTAACACCACGTCATCACCAAG
Protein-coding regions in this window:
- the LOC18773615 gene encoding phytosulfokines 3, with translation MARVKALFFLALLLCSTLVCAARPEPAFSAATSAKTQFEGVETEFDEVVNESCEGAGEEECLMRRTLAAHVDYIYTQKHNP